From Longimicrobiaceae bacterium, the proteins below share one genomic window:
- the treZ gene encoding malto-oligosyltrehalose trehalohydrolase produces MAMGTEPLGATLEKGGVHFRVWSPGSNRVEVVIESGAEQEAYPLQLEAEGYFSGRVEGLGAGTLYRFRLDGGEAFPDPASRFQPQGVHGPSEVIDPDAYAWGDEGWSGIALEDLVIYELHVGTFTPEGTFEGATQKLPYLAELGVTAVELMPVANFPGERNWGYDGVDLFAPATAYGRPEDLKRFVDVAHQQGLAVLLDVVYNHLGPEGSYLPAITHGHYLTDRHHTPWGQAINFDGPGSGAVRDFVLRNALYWIEEYHVDGLRLDASHAIVDDSSKHILQELAEAVHGLPGPRRLLIAEDERNERRLLLPPDEGGYGLDGVWADDLHHQIRRLVAGDSEGYFASYSGTVRDIVETLRRGWFFEGLSPGETPKRRGTSAQGIPAPRFAHCLQNHDQVGNRAFGERLSHDIGLPLYRAVSTLLLCSPYTPLLWMGQEWAASSPFLYFTDHPPELGRLVTEGRREEFRHFSAFRDEAVRQTIPDPQAPSTFERSKLNWSERERPPHAGVLRLYRELLAIRRDHPAMRDADRDRWSVFALGEGALGLRRSATTGESLLLLVALRGEIFLPQQAEGDLAPPSGRRWLPLIATEELRFGGGGAWGRLEADGSMQLLAPVAVLLRAA; encoded by the coding sequence ATGGCGATGGGCACCGAGCCGCTCGGAGCAACGCTCGAGAAAGGGGGAGTTCACTTCCGGGTCTGGTCTCCGGGCTCGAATAGGGTGGAGGTGGTGATCGAGTCGGGAGCGGAGCAGGAGGCATATCCTCTTCAACTCGAGGCGGAGGGGTACTTTTCAGGGCGCGTGGAGGGGCTTGGGGCAGGCACTCTCTACCGCTTCCGTCTGGACGGGGGCGAGGCGTTTCCCGATCCGGCCTCGCGCTTCCAGCCCCAGGGGGTACACGGACCGTCGGAGGTGATCGATCCGGATGCGTACGCCTGGGGAGACGAGGGGTGGAGCGGGATTGCCCTGGAAGATCTGGTGATCTACGAGCTTCACGTGGGGACCTTTACGCCGGAGGGCACCTTCGAGGGAGCCACACAGAAGCTTCCCTACCTGGCGGAACTGGGGGTGACGGCGGTCGAGCTGATGCCGGTGGCCAACTTCCCGGGCGAGCGGAACTGGGGATACGATGGGGTCGACCTGTTCGCCCCCGCGACCGCCTATGGCCGCCCCGAGGATCTGAAGCGCTTTGTGGATGTGGCCCATCAGCAGGGGCTCGCCGTGCTCCTGGACGTCGTGTACAACCACCTCGGTCCCGAGGGGAGCTATCTGCCTGCCATCACCCACGGCCACTACCTCACCGATCGACATCACACGCCCTGGGGTCAGGCGATCAACTTCGATGGCCCGGGCAGCGGCGCGGTCCGGGATTTCGTCCTGCGCAATGCGTTGTACTGGATCGAGGAGTACCATGTCGACGGGTTGCGGCTGGATGCCAGCCATGCCATCGTCGACGACTCCTCCAAGCACATCCTCCAGGAGCTGGCGGAGGCGGTGCACGGGCTTCCCGGCCCTCGTCGACTGCTGATCGCTGAGGACGAGCGGAATGAGCGCCGACTGCTGCTTCCTCCGGATGAGGGGGGATATGGCCTGGACGGCGTCTGGGCCGACGACCTTCATCATCAGATCCGCCGACTCGTAGCGGGCGACAGCGAGGGGTACTTTGCCTCGTACTCCGGCACCGTCCGGGATATCGTGGAAACGCTGCGGCGGGGATGGTTCTTCGAGGGTTTGTCGCCGGGAGAGACACCCAAGCGGCGCGGGACTTCGGCGCAAGGGATCCCCGCGCCCCGCTTCGCGCACTGCCTCCAGAACCACGACCAGGTGGGGAACCGCGCCTTCGGGGAGCGGTTGAGCCACGACATCGGGTTGCCGCTCTATCGGGCGGTGTCGACGCTGTTGCTCTGCAGCCCGTATACGCCGCTCCTCTGGATGGGACAGGAATGGGCCGCCAGCTCGCCCTTTTTATACTTCACCGATCACCCACCCGAGCTCGGGCGGCTGGTGACCGAAGGACGACGGGAGGAGTTTCGACACTTCTCTGCCTTCCGGGACGAAGCGGTGCGGCAGACGATCCCGGACCCGCAGGCGCCGTCAACCTTCGAGCGTTCCAAGCTGAACTGGTCGGAGCGGGAAAGGCCGCCCCATGCGGGTGTGCTGCGGCTCTACCGGGAGCTGCTCGCGATCCGCCGTGACCACCCGGCGATGCGCGATGCGGACCGTGATCGCTGGTCGGTGTTCGCGCTGGGAGAGGGCGCCCTGGGACTGCGGCGCAGTGCCACGACCGGCGAGTCGCTGTTGCTCCTGGTAGCCCTGCGCGGCGAGATCTTCCTTCCGCAGCAAGCTGAAGGAGACCTGGCTCCGCCCTCGGGAAGGCGATGGCTGCCGCTGATCGCGACCGAGGAGCTGCGCTTCGGAGGGGGCGGCGCCTGGGGCAGACTGGAAGCCGACGGCTCCATGCAGCTTCTGGCCCCCGTTGCCGTGCTGTTGCGCGCGGCGTGA
- a CDS encoding outer membrane beta-barrel protein produces the protein MTTARRLFASALGLMLALLAAPLSAQLCAGLPMGKGQTAVGLTAGFPENATSVGVDGRYKPTDDALIGLSYSLTSIDDDAGDDIPSQHTFGVRAGYSFTAPLAVEGPQLGICPNAGVRYTDWEEINVYAIPLGVGFGTAFDLGDGSTRLSPYVNPSLVFSKLDADGAESDWENDVGITAGANLIVTNLFFGALFTKVGDADGVFGLQGGLVF, from the coding sequence ATGACGACAGCTCGCCGTCTGTTCGCCAGCGCGCTCGGGCTGATGCTCGCGCTCCTCGCCGCACCGCTCTCGGCGCAGCTCTGCGCCGGCCTGCCGATGGGGAAGGGCCAGACCGCAGTCGGGCTCACCGCCGGATTCCCCGAAAACGCAACCAGCGTTGGTGTCGACGGGCGCTACAAGCCCACCGACGATGCGTTGATCGGGCTGAGCTACTCCCTCACCTCCATCGACGACGACGCCGGCGACGACATTCCCTCGCAGCACACCTTCGGTGTCCGTGCCGGGTACAGCTTTACCGCTCCGCTGGCAGTAGAGGGTCCTCAACTCGGAATCTGCCCCAATGCCGGCGTTCGATACACCGACTGGGAAGAGATCAATGTCTACGCGATCCCTCTCGGCGTCGGCTTCGGCACGGCCTTCGACCTCGGCGACGGCTCCACGCGGCTGTCTCCGTACGTGAACCCCAGCCTCGTGTTTTCCAAGCTGGATGCCGACGGAGCTGAGAGCGACTGGGAGAACGACGTTGGCATCACGGCCGGCGCCAATCTGATCGTTACCAATCTCTTTTTCGGAGCGCTTTTTACCAAAGTGGGTGACGCCGACGGGGTCTTCGGCCTCCAGGGCGGACTAGTGTTCTGA
- a CDS encoding phospholipase D-like domain-containing protein has product MAALFDHPWWLLTLAAIGVVAICAVGITLFSGVGDRPAEAKLSGECTVDSEEFLHAIAGVVNAPLGRGGRARLLNNGDEFYPALFETLRRAEKTINFMVYIWEPGKVSDTLFEILTERARAGVQVRVMVDGLGGHKAHAGNIERLRQAGAQWAWFHPPRFGMLTRLHKRNHRRAIIVDGSIGYTGGAAVMDKWMGDGFSEESWRDCMVEVTGRLAGNLQSAFTSLWVHVTGEMLVGSEFYGDGSEGQGDGQDSGEPISMHVSVVSSPSGEAHPMRSLFWLSFRAACDHLYITNPYFVPDDIMCAVLLGRARAGVDVRILVPGEKIDVKLIRWASRSVYESMLEAGVRIYEYQPAMIHQKTAVVDGRWTLVGSANMDVRSKELNQENTLGILDVGFAREVTETFFRDLEHSREIRLEEFRRRPLLHKGLEKVAGLFEEQF; this is encoded by the coding sequence ATGGCTGCGCTCTTCGATCACCCCTGGTGGCTGCTCACCCTCGCGGCGATCGGCGTCGTCGCGATCTGCGCGGTCGGCATCACGCTCTTCAGCGGAGTGGGCGACCGGCCGGCCGAAGCGAAGCTGAGCGGGGAATGCACGGTGGATTCCGAGGAGTTCCTGCACGCGATCGCCGGCGTCGTGAACGCACCGCTCGGACGCGGAGGTCGCGCCCGGCTCCTCAACAACGGCGATGAGTTCTACCCCGCGCTCTTCGAGACCCTGCGACGGGCCGAGAAGACCATCAACTTCATGGTCTACATCTGGGAGCCGGGGAAGGTGAGTGACACCCTCTTCGAGATCCTGACCGAACGGGCGCGCGCAGGCGTGCAGGTGCGCGTGATGGTGGACGGGTTGGGCGGCCACAAGGCACACGCGGGGAACATCGAGCGGCTGCGGCAAGCAGGAGCGCAGTGGGCCTGGTTTCACCCGCCGCGATTCGGTATGCTGACGCGCCTTCACAAGCGAAATCACCGCCGAGCCATCATCGTGGACGGCTCGATCGGGTACACCGGAGGGGCCGCCGTAATGGACAAATGGATGGGCGACGGCTTCTCCGAGGAGAGTTGGCGCGATTGCATGGTGGAGGTAACCGGAAGGCTCGCTGGCAACCTCCAGTCCGCCTTCACCTCCCTCTGGGTTCACGTGACCGGCGAGATGCTGGTCGGATCCGAGTTCTACGGTGACGGATCCGAGGGGCAAGGGGATGGCCAGGACAGCGGCGAGCCGATATCGATGCATGTGAGCGTGGTCAGCTCTCCGTCGGGCGAGGCGCACCCGATGCGCTCGCTCTTCTGGCTCTCCTTTCGTGCCGCCTGCGACCACCTCTACATCACCAACCCCTACTTCGTCCCCGACGACATCATGTGCGCCGTGCTTCTCGGTCGTGCGCGGGCGGGGGTAGACGTGCGGATCCTCGTGCCCGGCGAGAAGATCGATGTCAAGCTCATCCGCTGGGCGAGCCGCTCCGTGTACGAGTCGATGCTGGAGGCAGGCGTGCGCATCTACGAGTACCAGCCGGCGATGATCCATCAGAAGACCGCGGTGGTGGACGGCAGGTGGACGCTGGTCGGCTCCGCGAACATGGACGTGCGATCGAAGGAGCTGAACCAGGAGAACACGCTCGGGATTCTCGACGTCGGCTTCGCGCGCGAGGTGACCGAGACCTTCTTCCGCGATCTCGAGCACTCCCGTGAAATCCGGCTCGAGGAGTTCCGCCGCCGACCGCTCCTTCACAAGGGGCTGGAGAAGGTGGCGGGGCTGTTCGAGGAGCAGTTCTAG
- a CDS encoding alpha-1,4-glucan--maltose-1-phosphate maltosyltransferase produces MASRIDASRKIVIEDVAPQLDCGRYAVKREVGDELEVSADIFKEGHDAIAAAIRYRAEDEQDWREARMHFVDNDRWAGKITLERNARYYYTVVAWTDWFGSWRAELKKKFDAGQEVGSELLEGAAIVRRSAALSSGGDRARLEQLSAAIGGEGPEIERVAIAMSDELLQLVESYPDRSDLTAFDRELAVQVDRVAARFASWYELFPRSMSDDPNRHGTFDDVIRKLPYVRDMGFDVLYFPPIHPIGHTFRKGKNNSLAAKPGDPGVPYAIGSEEGGHKAVHPELGTLEDFRRLVAAAREHGLEIALDFAIQVSPDHPYVREHPEWFYIRPDGTIKYAENPPKKYQDIYPLNFYGENWEEQWEEWKSVVLFWIEQGVKIFRVDNPHTKPVQFWEWMIREVQRDHPDTIFLSEAFTRPKMMRTLAKAGFTQSYTYFTWRNFKWELQEYLTELTAGPMREYFRGNFFVNTPDINPEFLQKGGRPAFIIRAVLASTLSSLWGMYCGFELCEAAAIEGKEEYLDSEKYQIRAWDWDRPGNIRDIITRLNQIRRENPALHEYDNLRFHLCDNDQVLFYEKSTPDRSNSIFVAVSLDPFATQDVTLMFPMDVIGVGEHDAWEAEDLLAGGVRLWHGSHQHMRIEPHDPARIWRVVRWVRSERDFDYFMEEVVVPFPRAY; encoded by the coding sequence ATGGCCTCGCGGATCGACGCCAGCAGGAAGATCGTCATCGAGGACGTGGCGCCGCAGCTCGATTGCGGTCGCTACGCGGTAAAGCGGGAGGTTGGCGACGAGCTGGAGGTCAGCGCAGACATCTTCAAGGAGGGGCACGACGCCATCGCCGCCGCGATCCGGTACCGCGCCGAGGACGAGCAGGATTGGCGCGAGGCGCGGATGCATTTCGTCGACAACGATCGCTGGGCGGGAAAGATCACGCTGGAGCGGAACGCTCGCTACTACTACACGGTGGTCGCCTGGACAGACTGGTTCGGAAGCTGGCGGGCGGAGCTGAAGAAGAAGTTCGACGCCGGGCAGGAAGTCGGTAGCGAGCTGCTCGAGGGCGCCGCGATCGTGCGCCGCAGCGCCGCTCTGTCCAGCGGAGGCGATCGCGCCCGACTCGAGCAGCTGAGCGCGGCGATCGGAGGCGAGGGTCCCGAGATCGAGCGCGTCGCCATCGCCATGTCGGATGAGTTGCTGCAGCTCGTGGAGAGCTACCCCGACCGATCCGACCTCACCGCCTTCGACCGGGAGCTGGCGGTGCAGGTGGACCGGGTGGCAGCTCGCTTTGCCTCCTGGTACGAGCTCTTTCCCCGATCGATGTCGGATGATCCCAACCGACATGGCACCTTCGACGACGTCATCCGCAAGCTCCCCTACGTTCGGGACATGGGCTTCGATGTCCTCTATTTCCCGCCCATTCACCCGATCGGGCATACCTTCCGCAAGGGGAAGAACAATTCTCTCGCTGCGAAGCCGGGAGACCCCGGGGTCCCGTACGCGATCGGCAGCGAGGAGGGCGGGCACAAGGCCGTGCACCCGGAGCTCGGCACCCTGGAGGACTTTCGCCGGCTGGTGGCCGCCGCGCGCGAGCACGGCCTGGAGATCGCGCTGGACTTCGCCATCCAGGTCTCTCCGGACCATCCCTACGTCCGCGAGCACCCCGAGTGGTTCTACATCCGTCCCGACGGAACCATCAAGTACGCCGAGAACCCACCCAAGAAGTACCAGGACATCTATCCCCTGAACTTTTACGGAGAGAACTGGGAAGAGCAGTGGGAGGAATGGAAGTCGGTGGTGCTCTTCTGGATCGAGCAGGGGGTGAAGATCTTCCGGGTCGACAATCCCCATACCAAGCCGGTGCAGTTCTGGGAGTGGATGATCCGTGAGGTGCAGCGTGATCACCCGGATACGATCTTCCTCTCGGAAGCCTTCACCCGGCCGAAGATGATGCGGACCCTGGCGAAGGCGGGCTTTACCCAGTCCTACACCTACTTCACCTGGCGCAACTTCAAGTGGGAGCTCCAGGAGTACCTGACGGAGCTCACCGCCGGACCGATGCGGGAGTATTTCCGGGGCAACTTCTTCGTGAACACTCCGGACATCAATCCGGAGTTCCTGCAGAAAGGAGGGCGACCCGCGTTCATCATCCGCGCCGTGCTCGCCTCCACACTGTCCTCCCTGTGGGGCATGTACTGCGGATTCGAGTTGTGCGAGGCAGCCGCGATCGAGGGCAAGGAGGAATACCTGGACTCGGAAAAGTACCAGATCCGCGCGTGGGACTGGGATCGCCCGGGCAACATTCGCGACATCATTACCCGCCTGAACCAGATCCGGCGCGAGAATCCGGCACTGCACGAGTACGACAACCTGCGCTTCCATCTGTGCGACAACGACCAGGTGCTATTCTACGAGAAGTCCACGCCGGATCGGTCCAACTCGATCTTCGTCGCGGTCAGCCTGGATCCCTTCGCGACGCAGGACGTGACGCTGATGTTCCCGATGGACGTCATCGGCGTCGGCGAGCACGACGCCTGGGAGGCGGAGGATCTCCTGGCCGGGGGCGTGCGCCTCTGGCACGGGTCGCACCAGCACATGCGCATCGAGCCCCACGATCCCGCCCGGATCTGGCGGGTGGTGCGCTGGGTCCGTTCCGAGCGTGATTTCGACTACTTCATGGAGGAGGTGGTAGTACCCTTCCCGCGCGCCTACTGA
- a CDS encoding RDD family protein yields MFSDSQSQPRRVRRSAVTQEALSVAPGVLGLPLASPWRRAGAIAIDGALCAILANAPGVLFGLAAAYVLFRVSGRARPGAGYLSRTFRLLFRVGGAFVLFLAAIGTWDSIRDRISANEERQASPGVEVSIQREGEEVATGLNLSGMQAVQFGTGVVSLRTAENEDEARRAVIGLLERLRAAGMSGSEARAAVRDLAGDVESKPWLAAAVEGVLTEDAETDEEAGEVAPDSTEAQNSLVAAYAAAIAADDSATADSLRPSMVALLARDTVAVLSREMASVESERNDLRARVNELEEELEEGPGIVTLIRGFIEDLGLGLGWFGLYFTATTAMWHGTTPGKRLFGIRVISLTGRPIGWWASFERFGGYAAGFATGLLGFLQILWDDNRQAIHDKIAATVVVRD; encoded by the coding sequence ATGTTCTCAGATTCGCAATCACAACCCCGCCGGGTTCGGCGATCCGCCGTTACCCAGGAGGCGCTCTCCGTGGCGCCGGGGGTGCTCGGCCTCCCCCTCGCAAGTCCCTGGCGGCGCGCGGGAGCGATCGCGATCGACGGCGCGCTCTGCGCCATTCTCGCCAACGCCCCTGGCGTGCTCTTCGGCCTCGCGGCGGCCTACGTGCTGTTCCGGGTCTCGGGACGAGCCAGGCCCGGCGCGGGCTACCTCTCCCGTACCTTCCGGCTCCTCTTCCGCGTAGGCGGCGCGTTCGTGCTCTTCCTCGCGGCCATCGGCACCTGGGATTCCATCCGCGACCGGATCAGTGCCAACGAGGAGCGCCAGGCTTCGCCCGGCGTCGAGGTGTCCATCCAGCGGGAAGGGGAGGAAGTCGCTACCGGGCTGAATCTCAGCGGGATGCAGGCGGTCCAGTTCGGGACCGGGGTGGTGTCGCTACGTACCGCTGAGAACGAGGACGAGGCCCGCCGAGCGGTCATCGGCCTGCTCGAGAGGCTTCGCGCGGCGGGGATGTCGGGGTCGGAGGCGCGGGCTGCCGTTCGGGACCTGGCCGGCGACGTGGAATCGAAGCCATGGCTTGCCGCTGCCGTGGAGGGCGTGCTCACCGAGGACGCGGAGACGGACGAAGAGGCCGGAGAGGTCGCTCCGGACAGCACCGAGGCGCAGAACTCGCTGGTGGCGGCCTACGCGGCGGCGATCGCCGCCGATGACAGTGCCACGGCGGACTCTCTGCGACCATCGATGGTCGCGCTCCTGGCCCGCGACACGGTCGCCGTGCTGTCGCGGGAAATGGCTTCCGTGGAAAGCGAGCGGAACGACCTGCGCGCGCGAGTGAACGAGCTCGAGGAGGAGCTCGAGGAAGGACCCGGAATCGTGACGCTTATCCGCGGCTTCATCGAAGACCTGGGTCTCGGGCTCGGATGGTTCGGGCTCTACTTCACGGCAACCACCGCGATGTGGCACGGCACGACCCCCGGCAAGCGCTTGTTTGGCATCCGCGTGATCAGCCTGACCGGCAGGCCGATCGGATGGTGGGCTTCTTTCGAGCGCTTCGGCGGCTACGCGGCCGGCTTCGCCACAGGCTTGTTGGGCTTTCTCCAGATCCTGTGGGACGACAACCGCCAGGCGATCCACGACAAGATCGCGGCCACGGTGGTGGTCCGCGACTGA
- a CDS encoding electron-transfer flavoprotein:ubiquinone oxidoreductase, whose protein sequence is MPETLVPARHQPPLPVDRFLLEESPDPEAIEMDVVIVGGGPAGLSTAIELSRLARLDAERGGSLGELQIAVLEKAASPGEHNLSGAVVNPVAFRELFPDRSAADLPFRQRVEKEEVLLLTEGRAQRIPTPPSMRNEGFYVASICEIVRWLAERAEEAGVNLLPGFPVGSLLMHEGRVVGVRTVPAGLTRSGEPGPRHEPATDVIGRTVVLAEGTRGALTLAYLQQQAITSPNPQIYALGVKEVWETRTPLDRVVHTLGWPLPSDAFGGSFMYPLEPTVVAIGLVVGLDYHDSTLDVHQLLQRMKTHPYFRRYLEGGEMVEWGAKTIPEGGYYSLPERRSGDGVVIVGDAAGYVDVPSLKGIHYAMHSGILAARAIFRALREGEATAAALAAYDRAVEDSFIMRDLYRSRNMRLAFKGGLLKGGARAGLMALTGGRFQGKRIEMEADAAVPRRVAPEQPFTPDGSLTFSKVDAVFKSGNQTRDDIPQHLLVGSDIPAEVARFYQHVCPAGVYERQGERLIVNAPNCIDCKATDVLGPRWTPREGGSGPSYKRM, encoded by the coding sequence ATGCCCGAAACCCTCGTTCCCGCACGTCATCAGCCTCCGCTTCCGGTCGATCGCTTCCTGCTGGAGGAGAGCCCGGATCCCGAAGCGATCGAGATGGACGTGGTGATCGTGGGAGGTGGGCCGGCGGGCCTGTCCACGGCAATCGAGCTGTCGCGCCTCGCGCGATTGGACGCCGAGCGCGGAGGATCGCTGGGCGAGCTCCAGATCGCGGTGCTGGAGAAGGCGGCGAGCCCGGGCGAGCACAACCTCTCCGGCGCCGTGGTCAACCCCGTCGCGTTCCGCGAGCTCTTTCCCGACCGGTCAGCGGCGGACCTGCCCTTCCGTCAGCGGGTCGAGAAGGAGGAGGTGCTGCTCCTCACCGAAGGGCGCGCACAGCGCATCCCGACGCCCCCGAGCATGCGAAACGAGGGGTTCTACGTCGCCTCAATCTGCGAGATCGTCCGGTGGCTCGCCGAACGGGCCGAAGAGGCCGGGGTGAATCTGCTTCCTGGATTCCCGGTAGGCTCGCTGCTGATGCACGAGGGTCGCGTGGTGGGCGTCCGCACCGTCCCTGCCGGGCTGACTCGGAGCGGCGAGCCCGGTCCGCGCCACGAGCCCGCGACCGACGTCATCGGGCGTACGGTGGTGCTCGCCGAAGGAACGCGCGGAGCGCTCACCCTCGCCTATCTGCAGCAGCAGGCGATCACCTCGCCGAACCCGCAGATCTATGCCCTCGGGGTGAAGGAGGTCTGGGAGACCCGCACCCCGCTCGATCGGGTGGTGCACACGCTCGGCTGGCCGCTGCCGAGCGACGCGTTCGGCGGGAGCTTCATGTACCCCCTCGAGCCGACCGTCGTGGCGATCGGCCTGGTGGTCGGACTCGACTACCATGACTCGACCCTGGACGTCCACCAGCTCCTCCAGCGCATGAAGACACACCCGTACTTCCGGCGGTACCTCGAGGGCGGGGAGATGGTGGAGTGGGGCGCGAAGACGATCCCGGAGGGCGGCTACTATTCGCTGCCTGAACGACGCAGCGGCGACGGCGTCGTGATCGTCGGAGACGCCGCCGGATACGTCGATGTGCCCTCGCTGAAGGGAATCCACTACGCGATGCATAGCGGCATCCTCGCCGCCCGAGCGATCTTCCGCGCGCTGCGCGAGGGTGAGGCGACCGCAGCCGCTCTGGCGGCCTATGACCGCGCGGTGGAAGACAGCTTCATCATGCGTGATCTGTACAGGTCGCGGAACATGCGGCTGGCCTTCAAGGGCGGGCTGCTGAAGGGAGGTGCCCGGGCCGGTCTGATGGCCCTCACCGGCGGCCGGTTTCAGGGGAAGCGGATCGAAATGGAGGCGGACGCCGCGGTTCCTCGCAGGGTCGCCCCCGAGCAACCATTCACTCCCGACGGATCGCTCACCTTCAGCAAGGTGGACGCGGTCTTCAAGTCGGGGAACCAGACCAGGGACGACATCCCCCAACACCTCCTGGTAGGGAGTGACATCCCCGCCGAAGTCGCCCGGTTCTATCAGCACGTCTGTCCCGCGGGGGTATACGAGCGCCAGGGCGAGCGTCTCATCGTGAATGCCCCCAACTGCATCGACTGCAAGGCCACGGACGTGCTCGGCCCGCGCTGGACGCCTCGCGAAGGGGGAAGCGGGCCCTCCTACAAGCGGATGTAG